One genomic segment of Epinephelus fuscoguttatus linkage group LG19, E.fuscoguttatus.final_Chr_v1 includes these proteins:
- the LOC125878857 gene encoding glucose-6-phosphatase catalytic subunit 1-like → MDLLHSCGVSSTYYLQTHFNHRQGYFLSVSMATDLSNTFFLLFPIWFHIRQAEAIKLVWVAVVGDWVNLILKWLLFGERLYWWVQETGYYGNSSQPIIEQFPMTCETGPGSPSGHAMGTAAVYYTVISSLVAIVLKTEEHQVRKWCVRVSLWMLFWCVQLCVCLSRVFVAAHFPHQVITGVVIGILVAKSVSQTQQIHKAGLRSYLLTSLLLLSLALLLYLCLLLVGVDLLWSVEKARCWCWRAEWVSVDTSPLASLFRNTGTLLGLGLGLHSPLYAHTNSVVVGRESEGTIYRSVCLSATLVLLQLFDSAFRPAVHSGALFYLLSFCKSAMVPLATVAIVPYCVTAALGYKAEKLL, encoded by the exons ATGGACTTACTCCATAGCTGTGGTGTGAGCAGCACATACTACCTGCAGACCCACTTTAACCACAGACAGGGCTACTTCCTGTCAGTCTCCATGGCAACTGATCTAAGCAACACCTTCTTCCTGTTGTTCCCCATATGGTTTCATATACGGCAAGCTGAAGCCATCAAACTGGTGTGGGTGGCAGTAGTGGGAGACTGGGTCAACCTGATCCTGAAATG GCTTCTGTTTGGAGAGCGTCTCTATTGGTGGGTTCAGGAGACGGGTTACTACGGCAACTCCTCCCAACCAATAATAGAGCAGTTCCCCATGACCTGTGAGACTGGGCCAG gaAGTCCATCAGGTCATGCCATGGGGACTGCAGCAGTCTACTATACCGTGATATCATCACTTGTTGCCATAGTGCTGAAGACAGAAGAACATCAAGTCAGGAAATG GTGTGTGCGTGTCTCACTGTGGATGCTGTTCTGGTGCGTGCAGCTGTGCGTGTGCCTCTCCAGGGTCTTTGTCGCTGCTCACTTCCCACATCAGGTCATCACAGGAGTTGTCATAG GTATCCTGGTGGCAAAATCTGTCAGCCAGACCCAGCAGATCCACAAGGCTGGCCTACGTTCCTACCTCCTCAcctccctgctcctcctctctctggctctcCTCTTGTACCTGTGTCTCCTGCTGGTAGGAGTCGACCTCCTCTGGAGTGTGGAGAAAGCACGGTGCTGGTGCTGGAGAGCAGAGTGGGTCAGCGTGGACACCAGCCCCTTGGCCAGCTTGTTCAGGAACACTGGGACTCTGTTGGGTCTGGGCCTAGGGCTCCACTCTCCTCTGTATGCACACACTAACTCAGTAGTGGTCGGCAGGGAGTCTGAGGGCACCATCTACAGGTCAGTCTGTTTAAGTGCAACACTGGTGCTACTGCAGTTATTTGACTCTGCTTTTCGGCCAGCTGTCCACAGCGGAGCTCTGTTTTATCTGCTGTCGTTCTGTAAAAGTGCCATGGTGCCTCTGGCTACTGTGGCTATTGTTCCTTACTGTGTCACTGCAGCACTGGGATACAAAGCAGAGAAGCTATTATAA